The proteins below come from a single Conger conger chromosome 10, fConCon1.1, whole genome shotgun sequence genomic window:
- the LOC133139410 gene encoding type-1 angiotensin II receptor-associated protein-like isoform X2, giving the protein MEVPAVNLKAIVLVHWLLTTWGFMAWLPSSYAWGNFSVLGVGVWAIAQRDSLDAVLMFLVGMMMTLLTDVVHFGVYYPLAEGLAERNRDTFRFSVGMAILSLLLKPVSCFFLYQMYRERGGDYNVNFELETSVDSRCTTDSADSALPIRHY; this is encoded by the exons ATGGAAGTCCCAGCGGTGAACCTCAAG GCCATAGTTCTGGTGCACTGGCTTCTGACCACCTG GGGGTTCATGGCCTGGCTGCCCTCCTCCTACGCCTGGGGAAACTTCAGcgtgctgggggtgggggtgtgggccATCGCCCAGAGAGACTCTCTCGACGCCGTGCTGATG TTCCTGGTGGGGATGATGATGACGCTGCTGACGGACGTTGTGCATTTCGGCGTGTACTACCCCCTGGCCGAGGGCCTGGCGGAGAGGAACCGGGACACCTTCCGCTTCAGCGTGGGGATGGCCATCCTCAGCCTGCTGCTCAAGCCTGTCTCCTGCTTCTTCCTGTACCAGATGTACCGTGAGCGGGGTGGAGACTACAACGTCAACTTTG AGTTGGAGACGTCAGTGGACAGTCGATGCACCACGGATAGTGCCGACAGTGCCCTGCCCATTCGCCActactga
- the LOC133139410 gene encoding type-1 angiotensin II receptor-associated protein-like isoform X1 codes for MEVPAVNLKAIVLVHWLLTTWGFMAWLPSSYAWGNFSVLGVGVWAIAQRDSLDAVLMFLVGMMMTLLTDVVHFGVYYPLAEGLAERNRDTFRFSVGMAILSLLLKPVSCFFLYQMYRERGGDYNVNFDRSPRPESWPSELETSVDSRCTTDSADSALPIRHY; via the exons ATGGAAGTCCCAGCGGTGAACCTCAAG GCCATAGTTCTGGTGCACTGGCTTCTGACCACCTG GGGGTTCATGGCCTGGCTGCCCTCCTCCTACGCCTGGGGAAACTTCAGcgtgctgggggtgggggtgtgggccATCGCCCAGAGAGACTCTCTCGACGCCGTGCTGATG TTCCTGGTGGGGATGATGATGACGCTGCTGACGGACGTTGTGCATTTCGGCGTGTACTACCCCCTGGCCGAGGGCCTGGCGGAGAGGAACCGGGACACCTTCCGCTTCAGCGTGGGGATGGCCATCCTCAGCCTGCTGCTCAAGCCTGTCTCCTGCTTCTTCCTGTACCAGATGTACCGTGAGCGGGGTGGAGACTACAACGTCAACTTT GACCGGTCCCCACGTCCCGAATCTTGGCCCTCAGAGTTGGAGACGTCAGTGGACAGTCGATGCACCACGGATAGTGCCGACAGTGCCCTGCCCATTCGCCActactga